A part of Prolixibacteraceae bacterium genomic DNA contains:
- a CDS encoding excinuclease ABC subunit UvrA — protein MSNIIIKGAEQNNLKGFDIEIPRNKIVVFTGVSGSGKSSLVFQTINAEAQRQLYDTFSSFARSRLPKYEQPAYDVIENLSPTILMDQKRFAGNARSTVGTTTEIYTYLRLLYSRIGVPSIGASNLFSFNTPEGMCNECSGTGKVTRLDVNSIVDWNKSINEGAIVFEEFRVGTIYWKQVLLSNLFDFDKPLKEFSDQEIHDFLYAKSIRYKMGDEAGFMNGNYEGIYRKICRLYLNKDIASLSKKKQDIITRYINGSPCNVCGGARINQGALTVKVNRANIHELSQMQLTELYEFMQTVKDETVFTVTNQIIDRLSHLIHIGVGYLNLSRETGTLSGGEAQRVKLAKQLGCSLTEMLYILDEPSVGLHPRDVHLVNELLQKLRDNGNTVLVVEHDPDVIKIADHVVDVGPMAGSKGGEIVFEGTYEKLKDADTITAQYLNLDIVLKENVRGHKGYYAVNDANTNNLKNISVEIPKGVLTCITGVAGSGKSSLIHKEFLKQHKGAIVIDQAPVGQSERSIPATYTGVFDLIRKLFAKHTNGTAPIFSFNSTGACPSCNGLGYITIEMAFLDSVKSTCETCKGIRYKDEVLKYRYQNKTIVDVLDMTINQARVFFTDLEIKKRLQLMVDVGLGYLKLGQPLSTLSGGECQRIKLSRELHKNSNIYVLDEPTTGLHMSDIKKVNQILDRLVDNGNTVVVIEHNLDVICNADWIIDIGPEGGVAGGEVVVEGTPKSIVTCENSFTAKYLSQYFRQ, from the coding sequence ATGAGTAATATTATAATAAAAGGAGCAGAACAAAATAACCTTAAGGGGTTTGATATTGAGATTCCTCGCAATAAGATTGTAGTATTTACTGGTGTTTCAGGGTCTGGGAAATCATCATTAGTTTTTCAAACAATTAATGCAGAGGCACAAAGACAACTGTATGATACATTTAGTAGTTTTGCTCGAAGTCGTCTACCTAAATATGAACAGCCTGCATATGATGTGATAGAAAACCTATCCCCAACGATCTTAATGGATCAAAAACGTTTTGCAGGAAATGCACGATCGACAGTTGGGACTACTACGGAGATCTATACATATTTGCGACTACTATATTCAAGAATTGGAGTCCCATCTATTGGAGCATCTAATCTTTTTTCTTTTAATACACCAGAGGGGATGTGTAATGAATGTAGTGGAACAGGAAAAGTTACTCGTCTTGATGTAAACTCGATCGTTGATTGGAATAAAAGCATTAATGAGGGAGCGATAGTATTTGAAGAATTTCGTGTCGGAACAATCTATTGGAAACAGGTTTTACTCTCTAATTTATTCGATTTTGATAAGCCATTAAAGGAATTTAGTGATCAAGAGATTCATGATTTTCTTTATGCAAAATCGATAAGATATAAAATGGGGGATGAGGCTGGTTTCATGAATGGTAATTACGAAGGGATATATCGTAAGATTTGCCGGTTGTATTTAAATAAAGATATTGCATCGCTTTCGAAAAAGAAGCAGGATATTATTACGCGATATATCAATGGTTCTCCTTGTAATGTTTGCGGTGGTGCTAGAATTAACCAAGGTGCATTGACTGTGAAAGTTAATAGAGCTAATATACATGAATTGTCTCAAATGCAATTAACCGAACTCTATGAGTTTATGCAAACGGTTAAGGATGAGACTGTTTTTACGGTAACGAATCAAATTATCGATCGTTTGTCTCATCTTATTCACATAGGCGTTGGTTATTTAAACTTATCAAGAGAAACAGGTACATTATCAGGAGGAGAAGCACAAAGGGTGAAACTAGCAAAACAGTTAGGTTGTAGTTTGACTGAAATGTTATACATCTTAGATGAGCCTAGTGTAGGGCTTCATCCTCGTGATGTACATCTTGTAAATGAGTTATTACAGAAGTTAAGAGACAATGGAAACACAGTGCTCGTTGTCGAACATGACCCTGATGTAATTAAGATTGCTGATCATGTGGTTGATGTTGGCCCAATGGCAGGATCAAAAGGTGGTGAAATTGTTTTTGAGGGGACTTATGAGAAACTGAAAGATGCTGATACAATTACCGCTCAGTACTTAAATTTAGATATAGTATTAAAGGAAAATGTCCGTGGTCATAAGGGGTATTATGCCGTTAATGATGCCAATACAAATAACCTTAAGAATATTTCTGTAGAAATCCCCAAAGGTGTTTTAACTTGTATTACTGGTGTCGCAGGTTCAGGTAAAAGCAGTTTGATCCATAAGGAGTTTTTAAAACAACACAAGGGAGCAATAGTAATTGACCAAGCTCCTGTAGGGCAATCCGAAAGATCTATTCCTGCTACTTATACAGGTGTTTTTGATTTAATCAGGAAGTTATTTGCTAAACATACCAATGGTACGGCGCCTATTTTTAGTTTTAATTCTACCGGTGCTTGCCCAAGTTGTAATGGGTTAGGCTATATAACCATTGAAATGGCTTTTCTCGATTCAGTAAAATCAACATGTGAGACCTGTAAAGGAATAAGATATAAAGATGAAGTACTAAAGTATCGTTATCAGAATAAAACTATTGTTGATGTTTTAGATATGACTATTAATCAAGCAAGAGTCTTTTTTACAGATCTAGAGATTAAAAAACGATTACAATTGATGGTTGATGTTGGTTTAGGTTATCTAAAATTAGGACAACCTTTATCAACTCTTTCTGGAGGAGAATGTCAAAGGATTAAATTATCTAGAGAGTTACATAAAAATAGTAATATCTACGTCTTAGATGAACCTACTACTGGTCTTCATATGTCAGATATTAAAAAGGTCAATCAGATATTGGATCGATTGGTTGATAATGGTAACACGGTTGTGGTAATTGAGCATAATTTGGATGTGATTTGCAATGCAGATTGGATCATAGATATTGGTCCCGAAGGTGGTGTTGCTGGTGGCGAAGTCGTTGTAGAAGGAACACCAAAGAGTATTGTTACGTGTGAAAACTCATTTACAGCCAAGTATCTTTCCCAATATTTTCGTCAATAA
- a CDS encoding dihydrofolate reductase family protein, protein MRKVILYISMSLDGYIATKNDDISWLDQVMVEGEDYGYNDFYKDIDTYIVGKNTYDVILTLTGGTLPQARNLDCYVITRQNIEKQKNITFYNQDIESLIVDLRSKEGKNIVCDGGGQIVKLLMEKNLIDEYVITVIPTILGDGKRLFVGGVNPIDLKALPCKSFDSGVVQLHYVKQ, encoded by the coding sequence ATGAGAAAAGTAATTCTGTATATTAGTATGAGTCTTGATGGATATATTGCGACAAAGAACGATGATATTTCATGGCTAGACCAGGTTATGGTAGAAGGGGAGGATTATGGTTACAATGACTTCTATAAAGATATCGATACCTATATCGTAGGGAAAAATACATATGATGTTATTTTGACGCTAACAGGGGGAACGTTACCTCAAGCTAGGAATTTAGACTGTTATGTGATTACACGACAAAATATTGAAAAACAAAAGAATATTACCTTTTATAACCAAGATATTGAGTCTTTAATTGTAGACTTAAGATCAAAAGAGGGAAAGAATATTGTTTGTGATGGTGGAGGACAAATCGTCAAGCTTCTTATGGAAAAGAATCTAATAGACGAGTATGTCATAACTGTTATTCCTACTATTCTTGGAGATGGAAAACGTCTGTTTGTAGGAGGAGTTAATCCAATTGATCTTAAGGCTCTTCCTTGCAAATCTTTTGACTCTGGTGTGGTACAGCTTCATTATGTGAAACAATGA
- a CDS encoding WYL domain-containing protein gives MRNYSLIRMCAIVRYLENKLDRNGEPREFISKKELETYLKQTPEGQDGLLSISGRSIDRSIEELRSMNVNIKYSHSYKGYAIEHLPEDEAICQEQQQRIVEMFNMIDVMRTDHGFSKFLHFEKRDRLGTQFLMTLLKSCQKKSITQITYHSFYKEEENKLVEPYFVKEWEGRWYLIAMDKSKRALRTYAFDRLKEVKVYNNQTFNDQFREEAVHYFDHCIGIFGSNNKKPEEVIIRCSKRQAKFVETKPLHQTQTMCEDEDGWTTFKYKICVTYDLLKELLSYGPEVVVIKPDRLREEMIDNLERSLCLYE, from the coding sequence ATGAGAAACTATAGTTTAATCCGGATGTGTGCCATTGTTCGTTATCTAGAGAACAAACTTGACAGAAATGGCGAACCTAGAGAATTTATCTCCAAAAAAGAACTAGAAACATATCTAAAACAAACACCTGAAGGACAAGATGGGCTTCTTTCCATATCAGGCAGATCGATAGATAGAAGTATTGAAGAACTACGTTCCATGAATGTTAACATTAAATACTCACACAGTTATAAGGGCTATGCCATAGAACACCTTCCTGAAGATGAAGCAATATGTCAGGAACAACAGCAGAGAATTGTAGAGATGTTTAATATGATTGATGTGATGAGAACGGATCATGGATTTAGTAAGTTTCTTCACTTCGAAAAACGTGACCGTTTAGGCACACAATTTCTCATGACTCTTTTGAAATCATGTCAAAAGAAGTCTATTACACAGATAACCTATCATTCATTCTATAAAGAAGAAGAGAATAAGCTTGTAGAACCCTACTTTGTCAAGGAGTGGGAAGGGCGATGGTATCTTATCGCCATGGACAAAAGCAAACGAGCATTAAGGACCTATGCTTTTGATCGTTTAAAAGAGGTCAAAGTATACAATAATCAAACATTTAATGACCAATTTAGAGAGGAGGCAGTTCACTATTTTGATCACTGTATCGGCATATTTGGAAGCAATAATAAAAAACCAGAAGAGGTGATAATAAGATGTTCTAAAAGACAAGCTAAATTCGTTGAAACAAAACCTCTTCATCAGACTCAGACAATGTGCGAAGATGAAGATGGGTGGACGACTTTTAAATACAAAATATGTGTAACCTATGATCTATTAAAAGAATTACTTAGTTATGGACCAGAGGTAGTAGTAATAAAGCCCGATCGTTTAAGGGAAGAAATGATAGATAATCTTGAAAGATCGTTATGCCTATACGAATGA